A genome region from Macaca fascicularis isolate 582-1 chromosome 3, T2T-MFA8v1.1 includes the following:
- the ZNF786 gene encoding zinc finger protein 786 isoform X3, giving the protein MHQRGQSKDRPHRAWEKFNKRADTQMPRSSPRVQRHFRCRVCAKSFRRKLCLLSHLAAHAAKVPFQSADGEMCFRHEQAHPSHRLPHQGEKPAQCTPCGMRSLPVDSTQARRCQQSREGPASWRESRGASSSVHSGEKAGSRLAQEESGHQQGDTEAQQHLAPAPCSCSECGERSPTSTLACHCRAHTGEKPFQCPHCNKRFCLRRLLQVHQHAHGGERPFSCRKCGKGFAKQCKLTEHIRVHSGEKPFWCAKCGRNFRQRGQLLRHQRLHTDEKPFQCPECGLSFRLESMLRAHRLRHGGERPFSCSECGRGFTHQCKLREHLRVHSGERPFQCLECDKRFRLKGILKAHQHTHSKERPFSCGECGKGFTRQSKLTEHLRVHSGERPFQCPECNRSFRLKGQLLSHQRLHTGERPFQCPECDKRYRVKADMKAHQLLHSGEMPFSCECGKGFVKHSKLIEHIRTHTGEKPFQCPKCDKSFRLKAQLLSHQGLHTGERPFHCPDCGKNFRERGHMLRHQRIHRPERPFACGDCGKGFIYKSKLAEHIRVHTKSCPAPNELDIKKRLSQLFAMIEADWS; this is encoded by the coding sequence ATGCACCAGAGGGGCCAGTCAAAGGACCGACCACATAGGGCCTGGGAGAAATTCAACAAGAGGGCGGACACGCAGATGCCGCGGAGCAGCCCTCGGGTACAGAGGCACTTCCGGTGTCGCGTGTGCGCCAAGAGCTTCCGCAGGAAGCTGTGTCTGCTGAGCCATCTGGCGGCCCACGCTGCGAAGGTTCCCTTCCAGAGCGCTGACGGTGAAATGTGCTTCCGACATGAGCAGGCCCATCCCAGCCACCGCCTCCCGCATCAGGGGGAGAAGCCTGCCCAATGTACCCCGTGCGGCATGCGCTCCCTCCCGGTGGACAGCACGCAGGCTCGCCGGTGCCAGCAGAGCCGGGAGGGGCCGGCCTCTTGGAGAGAAAGCCGCGGGGCCTCCAGCAGTGTGCACTCGGGAGAGAAGGCAGGCTCGCGCCTGGCGCAAGAGGAGAGCGGCCACCAACAGGGGGACACAGAGGCTCAGCAGCACCTCGCACCGGCGCCCTGCTCTTGCTCGGAGTGTGGGGAGCGCTCCCCTACGAGCACCCTCGCCTGCCACTGTAGGGCGCATACTGGAGAAAAGCCCTTCCAGTGTCCCCATTGCAACAAGCGTTTCTGCCTGCGCCGCCTGCTGCAGGTCCACCAGCACGCGCACGGTGGGGAGAGACCGTTCTCCTGCAGGAAATGTGGCAAGGGCTTCGCCAAGCAGTGTAAACTCACGGAGCACATTCGAGTCCACAGCGGAGAGAAGCCTTTCTGGTGTGCCAAGTGTGGCAGGAACTTCCGTCAGAGGGGACAGCTGCTGCGGCACCAGCGGCTGCACACGGACGAGAAGCCCTTTCAGTGCCCAGAGTGTGGGCTGAGCTTCCGCCTGGAGAGCATGCTGAGAGCCCACCGGCTCCGGCACGGCGGGGAGAGGCCGTTCTCCTGTAGCGAGTGTGGCAGAGGCTTCACCCACCAGTGCAAGCTCCGTGAGCACCTGAGGGTGCACAGCGGGGAGAGGCCTTTCCAGTGCCTGGAGTGCGACAAGCGCTTCCGCCTGAAGGGCATCCTGAAGGCCCACCAGCACACGCACAGCAAGGAGAGGCCGTTCTCGTGTGGGGAGTGTGGTAAGGGCTTCACCAGACAGTCCAAGCTCACGGAGCACTTGCGCGTGCACAGCGGGGAGAGACCCTTCCAGTGCCCAGAGTGCAACAGGAGCTTCCGCCTGAAGGGGCAGCTGCTCAGCCACCAGCGCCTGCACACCGGAGAGAGGCCCTTCCAGTGTCCGGAGTGTGACAAGCGCTATCGCGTGAAGGCCGACATGAAGGCCCACCAGCTGCTGCACAGCGGGGAGATGCCTTTCTCCTGTGAGTGCGGCAAGGGCTTTGTGAAACACTCGAAGCTCATCGAGCACATCAGGACGCACACGGGAGAGAAGCCTTTTCAGTGTCCCAAGTGTGACAAGAGTTTCCGCCTGAAGGCGCAGTTGCTCAGCCATCAGGGCCTGCACACAGGGGAGAGGCCTTTCCACTGCCCTGACTGTGGCAAGAACTTCCGGGAAAGGGGACACATGCTGAGGCACCAGCGCATCCACAGGCCCGAGAGGCCCTTTGCCTGTGGCGACTGTGGGAAGGGCTTCATTTACAAGTCTAAGCTTGCAGAGCACATCAGAGTACACACAAAATCCTGTCCTGCTCCAAATGAACTGGACATTAAGAAAAGGCTCAGCCAACTGTTTGCAATGATAGAGGCCGACTGGAGTTGA
- the ZNF786 gene encoding zinc finger protein 786 isoform X2, which yields MKTVLWNKMEDDGLPKPELISWIEHGGEPFRNWRESQKSGNIICSSGDLHFDPGFQEQLFWGSQQAVNSRKTKSHFQLDLLESQCSFGSFVSLRSDRGITLRSPQRHKARTPPPLARGPSESTLKELPSPRNLDLPGLRDVPAWESTQHPYPVSGESCWANNHLVMHQRGQSKDRPHRAWEKFNKRADTQMPRSSPRVQRHFRCRVCAKSFRRKLCLLSHLAAHAAKVPFQSADGEMCFRHEQAHPSHRLPHQGEKPAQCTPCGMRSLPVDSTQARRCQQSREGPASWRESRGASSSVHSGEKAGSRLAQEESGHQQGDTEAQQHLAPAPCSCSECGERSPTSTLACHCRAHTGEKPFQCPHCNKRFCLRRLLQVHQHAHGGERPFSCRKCGKGFAKQCKLTEHIRVHSGEKPFWCAKCGRNFRQRGQLLRHQRLHTDEKPFQCPECGLSFRLESMLRAHRLRHGGERPFSCSECGRGFTHQCKLREHLRVHSGERPFQCLECDKRFRLKGILKAHQHTHSKERPFSCGECGKGFTRQSKLTEHLRVHSGERPFQCPECNRSFRLKGQLLSHQRLHTGERPFQCPECDKRYRVKADMKAHQLLHSGEMPFSCECGKGFVKHSKLIEHIRTHTGEKPFQCPKCDKSFRLKAQLLSHQGLHTGERPFHCPDCGKNFRERGHMLRHQRIHRPERPFACGDCGKGFIYKSKLAEHIRVHTKSCPAPNELDIKKRLSQLFAMIEADWS from the exons ATGAAGACAGTCTTATGGAACAAGATGGAAG ATGATGGACTTCCAAAACCAGAACTGATATCCTGGATTGAACACGGGGGAGAGCCCTTCAGGAACTGGAGAGAATCACAGAAATCAGGAAACATAATTTGCTCCTCTGGTGATTTGCATTTTGATCCAGGTTTTCAGGAACAGCTGTTTTGGG GAAGCCAGCAGGCTGTGAATTCAAGAAAAACTAAAAGCCATTTCCAATTAGATCTTCTTGAGAGCCAGTGTTCCTTTGGATCCTTTGTTTCCTTGAGGTCTGACCGAGGCATCACCCTCAGGAGCCCACAGAGGCACAAGGCCAGGACTCCTCCGCCACTAGCCCGCGGCCCCAGTGAATCTACCCTAAAAGAACTCCCAAGTCCCAGAAATCTGGATCTTCCTGGTTTGCGGGACGTCCCTGCCTGGGAGAGCACCCAGCACCCTTATCCTGTCTCCGGGGAAAGCTGTTGGGCGAACAACCATTTAGTAATGCACCAGAGGGGCCAGTCAAAGGACCGACCACATAGGGCCTGGGAGAAATTCAACAAGAGGGCGGACACGCAGATGCCGCGGAGCAGCCCTCGGGTACAGAGGCACTTCCGGTGTCGCGTGTGCGCCAAGAGCTTCCGCAGGAAGCTGTGTCTGCTGAGCCATCTGGCGGCCCACGCTGCGAAGGTTCCCTTCCAGAGCGCTGACGGTGAAATGTGCTTCCGACATGAGCAGGCCCATCCCAGCCACCGCCTCCCGCATCAGGGGGAGAAGCCTGCCCAATGTACCCCGTGCGGCATGCGCTCCCTCCCGGTGGACAGCACGCAGGCTCGCCGGTGCCAGCAGAGCCGGGAGGGGCCGGCCTCTTGGAGAGAAAGCCGCGGGGCCTCCAGCAGTGTGCACTCGGGAGAGAAGGCAGGCTCGCGCCTGGCGCAAGAGGAGAGCGGCCACCAACAGGGGGACACAGAGGCTCAGCAGCACCTCGCACCGGCGCCCTGCTCTTGCTCGGAGTGTGGGGAGCGCTCCCCTACGAGCACCCTCGCCTGCCACTGTAGGGCGCATACTGGAGAAAAGCCCTTCCAGTGTCCCCATTGCAACAAGCGTTTCTGCCTGCGCCGCCTGCTGCAGGTCCACCAGCACGCGCACGGTGGGGAGAGACCGTTCTCCTGCAGGAAATGTGGCAAGGGCTTCGCCAAGCAGTGTAAACTCACGGAGCACATTCGAGTCCACAGCGGAGAGAAGCCTTTCTGGTGTGCCAAGTGTGGCAGGAACTTCCGTCAGAGGGGACAGCTGCTGCGGCACCAGCGGCTGCACACGGACGAGAAGCCCTTTCAGTGCCCAGAGTGTGGGCTGAGCTTCCGCCTGGAGAGCATGCTGAGAGCCCACCGGCTCCGGCACGGCGGGGAGAGGCCGTTCTCCTGTAGCGAGTGTGGCAGAGGCTTCACCCACCAGTGCAAGCTCCGTGAGCACCTGAGGGTGCACAGCGGGGAGAGGCCTTTCCAGTGCCTGGAGTGCGACAAGCGCTTCCGCCTGAAGGGCATCCTGAAGGCCCACCAGCACACGCACAGCAAGGAGAGGCCGTTCTCGTGTGGGGAGTGTGGTAAGGGCTTCACCAGACAGTCCAAGCTCACGGAGCACTTGCGCGTGCACAGCGGGGAGAGACCCTTCCAGTGCCCAGAGTGCAACAGGAGCTTCCGCCTGAAGGGGCAGCTGCTCAGCCACCAGCGCCTGCACACCGGAGAGAGGCCCTTCCAGTGTCCGGAGTGTGACAAGCGCTATCGCGTGAAGGCCGACATGAAGGCCCACCAGCTGCTGCACAGCGGGGAGATGCCTTTCTCCTGTGAGTGCGGCAAGGGCTTTGTGAAACACTCGAAGCTCATCGAGCACATCAGGACGCACACGGGAGAGAAGCCTTTTCAGTGTCCCAAGTGTGACAAGAGTTTCCGCCTGAAGGCGCAGTTGCTCAGCCATCAGGGCCTGCACACAGGGGAGAGGCCTTTCCACTGCCCTGACTGTGGCAAGAACTTCCGGGAAAGGGGACACATGCTGAGGCACCAGCGCATCCACAGGCCCGAGAGGCCCTTTGCCTGTGGCGACTGTGGGAAGGGCTTCATTTACAAGTCTAAGCTTGCAGAGCACATCAGAGTACACACAAAATCCTGTCCTGCTCCAAATGAACTGGACATTAAGAAAAGGCTCAGCCAACTGTTTGCAATGATAGAGGCCGACTGGAGTTGA
- the ZNF786 gene encoding zinc finger protein 786 isoform X1, translating to MHCARPALRLAATRVMPGSRVGAERRGVRALQGRFPRSRRRRSALPGRGGTAGAMAEPPRLPLTFEDVAIYFSEQEWQDLEAWQKELYKHVMRSNYETLVSLDDGLPKPELISWIEHGGEPFRNWRESQKSGNIICSSGDLHFDPGFQEQLFWGSQQAVNSRKTKSHFQLDLLESQCSFGSFVSLRSDRGITLRSPQRHKARTPPPLARGPSESTLKELPSPRNLDLPGLRDVPAWESTQHPYPVSGESCWANNHLVMHQRGQSKDRPHRAWEKFNKRADTQMPRSSPRVQRHFRCRVCAKSFRRKLCLLSHLAAHAAKVPFQSADGEMCFRHEQAHPSHRLPHQGEKPAQCTPCGMRSLPVDSTQARRCQQSREGPASWRESRGASSSVHSGEKAGSRLAQEESGHQQGDTEAQQHLAPAPCSCSECGERSPTSTLACHCRAHTGEKPFQCPHCNKRFCLRRLLQVHQHAHGGERPFSCRKCGKGFAKQCKLTEHIRVHSGEKPFWCAKCGRNFRQRGQLLRHQRLHTDEKPFQCPECGLSFRLESMLRAHRLRHGGERPFSCSECGRGFTHQCKLREHLRVHSGERPFQCLECDKRFRLKGILKAHQHTHSKERPFSCGECGKGFTRQSKLTEHLRVHSGERPFQCPECNRSFRLKGQLLSHQRLHTGERPFQCPECDKRYRVKADMKAHQLLHSGEMPFSCECGKGFVKHSKLIEHIRTHTGEKPFQCPKCDKSFRLKAQLLSHQGLHTGERPFHCPDCGKNFRERGHMLRHQRIHRPERPFACGDCGKGFIYKSKLAEHIRVHTKSCPAPNELDIKKRLSQLFAMIEADWS from the exons CTACCTCTGACTTTTGAGGATGTTGCCATTTATTTCTCGGAGCAAGAATGGCAGGATCTAGAGGCATGGCAGAAGGAGCTTTACAAGCATGTGATGAGAAGCAATTATGAGACTCTCGTCTCTCTAG ATGATGGACTTCCAAAACCAGAACTGATATCCTGGATTGAACACGGGGGAGAGCCCTTCAGGAACTGGAGAGAATCACAGAAATCAGGAAACATAATTTGCTCCTCTGGTGATTTGCATTTTGATCCAGGTTTTCAGGAACAGCTGTTTTGGG GAAGCCAGCAGGCTGTGAATTCAAGAAAAACTAAAAGCCATTTCCAATTAGATCTTCTTGAGAGCCAGTGTTCCTTTGGATCCTTTGTTTCCTTGAGGTCTGACCGAGGCATCACCCTCAGGAGCCCACAGAGGCACAAGGCCAGGACTCCTCCGCCACTAGCCCGCGGCCCCAGTGAATCTACCCTAAAAGAACTCCCAAGTCCCAGAAATCTGGATCTTCCTGGTTTGCGGGACGTCCCTGCCTGGGAGAGCACCCAGCACCCTTATCCTGTCTCCGGGGAAAGCTGTTGGGCGAACAACCATTTAGTAATGCACCAGAGGGGCCAGTCAAAGGACCGACCACATAGGGCCTGGGAGAAATTCAACAAGAGGGCGGACACGCAGATGCCGCGGAGCAGCCCTCGGGTACAGAGGCACTTCCGGTGTCGCGTGTGCGCCAAGAGCTTCCGCAGGAAGCTGTGTCTGCTGAGCCATCTGGCGGCCCACGCTGCGAAGGTTCCCTTCCAGAGCGCTGACGGTGAAATGTGCTTCCGACATGAGCAGGCCCATCCCAGCCACCGCCTCCCGCATCAGGGGGAGAAGCCTGCCCAATGTACCCCGTGCGGCATGCGCTCCCTCCCGGTGGACAGCACGCAGGCTCGCCGGTGCCAGCAGAGCCGGGAGGGGCCGGCCTCTTGGAGAGAAAGCCGCGGGGCCTCCAGCAGTGTGCACTCGGGAGAGAAGGCAGGCTCGCGCCTGGCGCAAGAGGAGAGCGGCCACCAACAGGGGGACACAGAGGCTCAGCAGCACCTCGCACCGGCGCCCTGCTCTTGCTCGGAGTGTGGGGAGCGCTCCCCTACGAGCACCCTCGCCTGCCACTGTAGGGCGCATACTGGAGAAAAGCCCTTCCAGTGTCCCCATTGCAACAAGCGTTTCTGCCTGCGCCGCCTGCTGCAGGTCCACCAGCACGCGCACGGTGGGGAGAGACCGTTCTCCTGCAGGAAATGTGGCAAGGGCTTCGCCAAGCAGTGTAAACTCACGGAGCACATTCGAGTCCACAGCGGAGAGAAGCCTTTCTGGTGTGCCAAGTGTGGCAGGAACTTCCGTCAGAGGGGACAGCTGCTGCGGCACCAGCGGCTGCACACGGACGAGAAGCCCTTTCAGTGCCCAGAGTGTGGGCTGAGCTTCCGCCTGGAGAGCATGCTGAGAGCCCACCGGCTCCGGCACGGCGGGGAGAGGCCGTTCTCCTGTAGCGAGTGTGGCAGAGGCTTCACCCACCAGTGCAAGCTCCGTGAGCACCTGAGGGTGCACAGCGGGGAGAGGCCTTTCCAGTGCCTGGAGTGCGACAAGCGCTTCCGCCTGAAGGGCATCCTGAAGGCCCACCAGCACACGCACAGCAAGGAGAGGCCGTTCTCGTGTGGGGAGTGTGGTAAGGGCTTCACCAGACAGTCCAAGCTCACGGAGCACTTGCGCGTGCACAGCGGGGAGAGACCCTTCCAGTGCCCAGAGTGCAACAGGAGCTTCCGCCTGAAGGGGCAGCTGCTCAGCCACCAGCGCCTGCACACCGGAGAGAGGCCCTTCCAGTGTCCGGAGTGTGACAAGCGCTATCGCGTGAAGGCCGACATGAAGGCCCACCAGCTGCTGCACAGCGGGGAGATGCCTTTCTCCTGTGAGTGCGGCAAGGGCTTTGTGAAACACTCGAAGCTCATCGAGCACATCAGGACGCACACGGGAGAGAAGCCTTTTCAGTGTCCCAAGTGTGACAAGAGTTTCCGCCTGAAGGCGCAGTTGCTCAGCCATCAGGGCCTGCACACAGGGGAGAGGCCTTTCCACTGCCCTGACTGTGGCAAGAACTTCCGGGAAAGGGGACACATGCTGAGGCACCAGCGCATCCACAGGCCCGAGAGGCCCTTTGCCTGTGGCGACTGTGGGAAGGGCTTCATTTACAAGTCTAAGCTTGCAGAGCACATCAGAGTACACACAAAATCCTGTCCTGCTCCAAATGAACTGGACATTAAGAAAAGGCTCAGCCAACTGTTTGCAATGATAGAGGCCGACTGGAGTTGA